The sequence CCCGACCGAACTTGCTGCGGGCCAGCCGCCAGCCAAGCAACAGGCTGCCGGCAAGCAGGGCGACGGTGGCGAAGAACAGCGTCGCACGAGTGGCGGGGGCCGAAATCGAGAAGCCGAGGATGGTCTTGAAGTCGGTGAAACCGTTATTGCCGCCGAAACCGGTTTCGTTACGGAAGAACAACAGCATTCCAGCGAACGTCAGCGCCTGGGTCATGATCGAGAAATACACGCCCTTGATTCGCGAACGGAACGCAAAGAAACCGAAGACGAAGGCCAGCAGCCCCGGTGCGAGTACCACCAGGCACATCGACCAAAGGAAGCTGGAGGTGCCGTACCAGTACCACGGCAGCTCGGTCCACGCGAGAAAGCTCATGAACGCGGGGAGCCCGTCGCCAGCGCTTTCACGCATCAGGTACATGCCCATCGCGTAACCGCCGAGGGCGAAGAACAGGCCATGCCCGAGCGAGAGCAGCCCGGCGTAACCCCAGACCAGATCCAGCGCCAGCGCCACAATGCAGTAGCAGAGGATCTTGCCGACCAGGGTCAGGGTGTAGGCGGAAACGTGAAAGGTATTGTCCGCGGGCAGCAGATGCAGCAGCGGCATGGCCAGCAGAATGGCAAGCACCAGGCCGAGTGCGACGCCGGTGAATGTCGGGCCGACCTTTTGCGCGACGGTGACAGTAAGTGGCTGGTTCATGGGCGGCAGCCTCGGTTCAGGGCAGTGGAGGTCGGGCCGAATGCATTCGGCTCCACGAAAGTCATGCGCAGGGCCGGATTGATTCGGCCAGCGGCATCACAACGGTAAGCATTGACGGGCAGGACGATGTTCAATCGATCACCCTCCCTTTCAAGGCAAACAACCCCTGCG is a genomic window of Stutzerimonas stutzeri containing:
- the urtC gene encoding urea ABC transporter permease subunit UrtC, translating into MNQPLTVTVAQKVGPTFTGVALGLVLAILLAMPLLHLLPADNTFHVSAYTLTLVGKILCYCIVALALDLVWGYAGLLSLGHGLFFALGGYAMGMYLMRESAGDGLPAFMSFLAWTELPWYWYGTSSFLWSMCLVVLAPGLLAFVFGFFAFRSRIKGVYFSIMTQALTFAGMLLFFRNETGFGGNNGFTDFKTILGFSISAPATRATLFFATVALLAGSLLLGWRLARSKFGRVLTALRDAENRLMFCGYDPRGYKLFIWTLSAVLCGLAGALYVPQVGIINPSEMAPTQSIEAAVWVALGGRGTLIGPLLGAGIVNGMKSWFTVAFPEYWLFALGALFIVVTLYLPKGVIGLLRRRGEQ